The Clarias gariepinus isolate MV-2021 ecotype Netherlands chromosome 24, CGAR_prim_01v2, whole genome shotgun sequence region GTTCCTGTGTTCCTAAAAAAAACTGTCCTTTTGTTAGAGATTGGGAGTTCTAGATAAGGTTCCTAAAAATGTTCCTAAGTtccttttatatattatttttatttggtgaTCCTAACATGGTTCCTGAGATGATTCCCAGGCTTCTGGAAAAATTTTTCCTggcttcctgaaaaaaaaaaatcgcttgTGTGGAATAAGATTCCAGGTTTCTAATAAAGTTCCTGAAAAGGTTCCTCAGCTTCTAAAACTACCATTGGTTTGTTTAAATGACTGTAGGCTCCTAAAAAATTTCCAAGTACATTTCTAAGTTCCTGAAAGGGTTCCAGATGTCCCGCTATGGATAAATggaccctaaaaaaaaaaaaaaaaaaagttttgaggGTTTAGTTTATAATatctttgtgggtttttttttattttttattttattgaagacGATAATATGGTcctgaaaaaaaagttcataatcTTCTAAAACACATTTCTAGGTTTGTGAaaattatcttgttttttttttttatgtttttgtgtcCAAAGGTTCTTGAGAATGTTCCTGAAATGGGAAATGGTTCCTGAACTCCCACAAAGTGCCCCttcggcaaaaaaaaaaaaaaaaagatcctgtGCTCCTAAAATGGTTCCTTAGAAATTTGCTGGGTTCCTAAAACGGTTCCTGTcgttatattgtgatttattgtGAAATGAGAATTTCAGATtccaagattcaaagaacttcaTTAATTCCAGAAGGAAATTGCTTAAATTGCTTTAttatcagcacacacacacacacacagtgttttaaCACGCCTGCCTTATAGACTATTTAACCCTCGGTGTGTGTGAATCCAGGACTTGTAACACAGTCGTGCGTTCTGAAGAGGGTTCTAGAGTCACAGACGCGAGTTTCGATTCTAGAAGGTCCTGAAGAAAGCGACTTTTCTCTGAGGATCCCGGGGATCTGGACTGCTGAGATGTAAACTAAACCCACGTTTATGATCTGTGGGTGGTTCAGATGTACcagctgtcacacacacacacacacacacacacacagatctcagGAATGAACAGATTTATCATGAACTCCACTGAAGACGTTGATCTTGATGTTAGCTATGACAAAACGATTAAATGGCGATTGTTTTGGTGACGCAGTGAAACGACCTCTTAATCGTGTCCTCAAAAGCGAActcttatttgtttgtttttttctcctcggTTACGATATTGTACCGTGTTGCGTTGcgggttttgttttttcacaggCCGGCTGAGTGGATTTGAACACTTTGAAGTCTTGTGATGTAACAGCGACATGCGGCTAAGTGTGTTTGGTTCTGTGTCGAACGAAACACTCgcttctgaaaataaaaaagggaggAAATTAAACGAAAAGACAAAAGCCCCCATTAAAAAGAAGGAACTTTGTAACTCTTTGGGTCTGTAGACTCAAACAAAATGTAAGTCTCTATgacaaaatgtgtttgtttttcttcaataAAGCCAAACCCTGTTGGTTACGTCAGTTTTGCCTCTtcttgtttttagttgtttCCCAAGCTACCTTTTATTTGCACGTTTGTCCTTCACACATACACTAGAGGGCGATGTATACTCACATCATCAACCACTAAACCGTCACTCAGCCCTGCTTCCTGCTCCTCCATGTACCTCGGTTGCTATGGTGATATACACACGTTCAGTCTTTAACAGGGTTCTCCAGGAGAAGGGTTTGGAAACTGTGTTCCAACAAGAATTCTAAACTTCAAAAAGTCCTCAGTTTGATTTGATGTTCCTCTATGCAAAAGCATCCCAGAAAGAACCCTTGAAGAACTTCTGAAAGTGCACTCTTAGCAGATATGGTGCCATTTAAGCTACTTTGGAACCCTGTAGTGGTTTCCTTTCTTGAAGATTTCCACATAGACGCATTTTTTGGAAGCACTGATTTGCTTGAAAGTGGAACATTTGGAATCCTGAAGGTTCCTTTGGTCATACCCCTGAGGGAGCTCTTCATTGTTATGAAGTTTGTTATGAGTTTCATTTAAGATAAATAAGAACCCTTAATTTATCTAAGAGACACTTAAGGAACCCTCTAAGAACCCTGagatattaaactttttttgggTTATCTCTGAGGGAACTCCTAAAGCTTCTTTGTAGAACCTTTTAAAGGACCCCCCGCCCCACCCACGTAGAACCTTTCTCCAAACCCAAGTCCCCTTAATCATCCTACCAGAACCCCGAAAGAACATGTGAGGAACACAAACACAGGAAGGTGTCTATTCACAGGAAACTTTAATATGAAAAAGTCAGAACATGCAACATGTGATGCTGTAACACACaccctcatgtgtgtgtgtgtgttagaagagtttGAGTCCGGCTTTGAGCTTGGTGATGTCATTGTGGGTCCACAGGAGTCCGTCTGACCCGGTTCTGCTCTGAAGTGGTACACtgcgcgcaaacacacacacacacccacacatgatTTCTTACTGTATAACACACAATAACAGTTCTCCTACACATTCTCAGGATGGTGTGCAGGTGAAACCTCTCACCTCTGGTTGCCGTGGTGaccatgacctttgacctgctGGTCGAACACAGTCAGCGTGCAGTACGTCTCCACCATCAGACATGACgggtcatccgtctgacccggAACCTTTCCCAGAGGGTACTGCTTCCAGGGAACcttgtctacacacacacacacacacacacacacacgacgcTGTGTCTCACGTATCAGTTGATTAATTAAGGTTGATTAAGTGTTAAACGCGTTTGCTCGGCCTACCTGTGCATACGCTCCACGCTGAGCCGCGCAGCGCCGCGTTTCTTTCCTGCACCGTTTCAGCGCTCAGCTGCTCCTGCACTTCCTGAGTGGGCGGAGCCTTCGCCGACTCCGCGGCTTTACCGGCCctttcagtgggtgtgttttttTGCGCGGCCCCGCCCACTCTCTCCTGCAGGCTCTCGAGAGTGTAGATGGGGTGGGAGTGGTCAGGGTTACCGGGGGCACAGTTGTCATGGTGACCCTGCGTATAGATGGAGCAGAGGCGGAGCAAGTTTTGCTGCGTGTCCAGGGGGAGGGGCTTATCCATGTCTGTCAAAATTCTGCGCAGATACAAAAAGACATACAAACTCAAAActgtgagggtgtgtgtttctataagagtgtgtgtgtgtgtgtgtggatacacACTGCTGCAGCAGGTATGGTGTAGCAGCACACGGCGCGCTCACACACGCCGACAGGAGGTCAGTCCACCGGAGCGACACGCGACTCATGAACCACCGCTGAttcatcatcctcatcctcctggcGAGCTTCGACTCACCTgcgtgtcacacacacacacaggatacactcagaataaacacacaacaaacacattgagacattaaaacacacacacacacacacacacacacacacacacacacacacactcttactccTGCAGTTGCACTGGAGGATCTCAGAGATCCAGGCCGAAGAGTAATAAGCTCTGTGATTGGTCGGCTCGTTAGCGAGCTCAGCGAATAGCTTCTCCAGCAGCTGATGAATAAACGAGCTGGAGTTCAGAACCTTCAGCAGCGGCAACCAGAAGTGCAGGAACCCTACAGGAACACACGGAGAACTCGGGTCCAGGAGCTCctctgaggagagagagagtcagtgaCACAGGGTTAGCGagtctgtgtgtgagtctgtgtgtgtgtgtgtgtgtgtgtgtgtgtgtgtacctgacgGGTCGATGTTCAGGGACTCCAGCTGCTCTGCTGTCGGGATTAGAAACCCATCCTGCACTAACGTACCGATCAGTGCATCtctagagcacacacacacacacacacacacacaggatatgAAAATACACGTCTACATTTTCCAAATCATGAGAATCAAATAacacaccattaaacacacacacacacacacacctggcctCTGAGTTGAGCTGCTGTATCTGTGCGAGGATCCAGCTGAGATCTGGGCTGGCGTTAGGCCACGCCCCTCGACCCGAACCCTGCTTCATCATCTCCTCAAACACCTGCagcaatcatcatcatcatcatcatcatcatcgtcaatACACCACTGCTTATTACCTGTTCACACACCCAcattcatcattattattattacactaaCAGTGAGTGATCTGATTGTTATTCCACACGAGTGCTGATTATAGACAGTATCTACACAtctgtatgagtgggcgtgtcccaggtgttgtccagtggttaatgacactaactgtgtgtctcagcgtgggtgagagtaggtctgtacggtccgcagtactgaggagagagcagctgtctgactaaacccacattcacacccagtcacagaagcactttcagtaagaacacagagacagaacgcttagaatcccaaatccctctgatcaagggcactactcgGAGTGTGAAACAAGGGGGATTTAACACCCtatatagtgcactagcttttcatttaacactatttgggatttgaagttaacggagctgatattctaaagtgtaataagtgtaaatataaagtaaatcctgtgagtttctcaggactgtccaccacctccatggttgatTCTCCTCACCGGTcggctacatactgtagcatcgCTAACAGTTTAACACCACCGCCACCTCCTGTTCACTACACTAACTGTCGCCAGGCGTGTGGGCGGAGCAAAACAACTggttaaataacaaaattaactaatcataatctgttggtgtttgtggaaaagtgatatcacactcgaggtgtcacagccgtgctgatattcactaCAACAGCACAATTCCAAACATTACGGATATTGTTGGGTTAATGATGGATGTCCAACTGACGTTAACGAGTTTGTgagattctcacacacacacacgattaagAGCTTACAGATGATTAGATGACAGAAACCTCACTGAAGTGAACCTCATGCACCTCCTCATGTTTGCTTTATGTCCTCGGAAGAACGAGTCCatgactcactcacacacacacacacacacacacacacacacacacatacacgcgtgTGTGCTGACTCACACATCCACTCACCCTGAACAAACGAACCTGATGAACTGAATACACTTTTGCCTGATCACatcatctctgtgtgtgtgtgtgtgtgtgtgtgtgtgtgtttataaaaaaaaataaaagagtaaaTAATGGACCCCCGAGTCTCAGTGAGAAGGACATTCAGGACACGAGCGGACGTGGAGTTAAAGGACATGAAGGTTTTAAAGGTACAGCTGTGTAAAGgagttacacacacaacactctgGGGGGCGCTCACGTCTGCAGACGTCACGTCTCCCCTATATGTCTGTCCGTCCCTGTCCTGTCCATGTCCTGTCCACACCTTAGGTACAGTTTACTCACTGGATgacatcatttttaaaacatgacgtgtgtgtgtgatatttacCTGGAACTGTTCTCGTTCATAGGAGATCAGcagctctctcgctctctctgcacacacacacacacacacacacacacatcagatgaGTCTCTTTTGATCACTCTTAATTCATTTCCTCATTACACCACACACTCCTGAAGTgaatagtgtatagtgtgtgtgtatagtgtgtgtgtgtgtgtgtgtgtgtgtgtgtttagtgtgtgttgtgtattgtgtgtgtgtgtatatgtgtatagtTGTAACGTTCAGGTTTTATGTTTGAGCTAATTACACTATCACGGGGTCTAGAATCGAAATATGGGCTAATAGTACTTACTTCCGGTGTTGCGCAATTTTCGCAGAGCAAGAAAAGAGAGACGTAACCACAACAACTTCCAAAcaaacccaaagtgtattaaacagacaaacaaacaaacaaggtgcaccgaaaaccaatatatacaaaatatatacaaatataaacaaagtatGAAATGtatgcgtgtgagtgtgtgtgtgtatgaatgtctGTGTTATTGTAAGAGTGTAATGGTGTAcaggagagatggctcggtctcACCGGTATGTGATGGTAAATCCATCGAGAAACGGAATGAGATGGGTATCGTTGTGAGTCCAAGGAAAAGTAATCCACGGCAAATCAGTCGCTCTGTCTCTATTCCAAAAACCAGCGCGCTGCTTCATCTCTACACCCCGAGTGTtatgccggttccggctttatattggcacacgtgacccgataGGTCATCACAACCCGATAGGTTCCCTCGCACCACAACCGCGCATGCATGTGAGAGCTTAACCCCGGAACCAAAACACAGTCTTTCAGGGGAAAAGATAAACCATAACAGGTTGTAATAAAGTCCGGtggttttatctttatttaccaTCTTTTTTGGATTATAAAAACAACCCtcttatgtggctgcgctacaagtgtgtgtgtgtgtatagtgtgtgtgtgtgtatagtgtgtgtatagtgtgtgtgtgtgtgtatagtgtgtgtgtgtgtgtatagtgtatgtgtgtgtgtatagtgtatgtgtgtgtgtatagtgtatgtgtgtgtgtatagtgtatgtgtgtgtataatatgtgtgtgtatagtgtgtgtgtgtgtatagtgtgtgtgtgtgtatagtgtgtgtgtgtgtatagtgtgtgtgtgtgtgtgtgtgtgtgtgtatagtgtatgtgtgtatgtatagtgtgtgttcgtgtgtatAGAgacgtgtgtgtacagtgtgtgtgtgtgtgtgtgtatagtgggtatagtgtgtgtgtgtgtatagtgggtatagtgtgtgtacagtgtgtgtgtgtgtgggtatagtgtgtgtgtgggtatagtgtgtgtgtgtgtgtgtatgtatgtatatatatatatatatatatatatatatatatagtgtgtatttgtgtatagtgtgtgtgtgtatagtgtgtgtatagttagattgtatgtatagtgtgtgtatgtatagtgtgtgtatgtatatatagtgtgtgtagtatgtatatgccctctgcacctactgctgaactgaatctacacaacttctgatatattgaactttcacctgcacaacacacttgatgttatttctatctgttatcacccagatgaggatgggttccctgttgagtctggttcctctcaaggtttcttcctattaccatctcagggagtttttccttgccactgtcgccgtcacccttggcttgctcatcagagacatttcattcatcattcattcatttcattattatctagacacatttttctcacacatacacacttccaaatattttcttttcttttctttcttaaaaaaaaaaaaaaaaatctttcatttttttcttgtgaagctgctttgggacaatgaccattgttaaaagcgctatataaataaaattgaattgaattgaattgaatatatctagtgtatgtatatatagtgtatgtatagtgtgtgtatgtatagtgtgtgtatgtatgtatagtgtgtgtatagtgtgtgtatgtatagtgtgtgtatgtatagtgtgtgtatgtatagtgtgtgtatgtatagcgtgtatatacagtgtgtgtatgtacatatagtgtgtgtagtgtgtatatatagtatgtgtatatatagtgtgtgtatagtgtgtgtatgtatagtctgtttgtatgtatagtgtgtgtatatagtgtgtgtgtgtgtgtgtatagtgtgtgtgtgtatagtgtgtgtatatagtgtgtgtagtgtgtatatatagtgtgtgtagtgtgtatatatagtgtgtgtagtgtgtatatatagtgtgtgtatagtgtgtgtatgtatagtgtgtgtatagtgtgtgtatagtgtgtgtatgtatatatagtgtgtgtatgtatagtgtgtgtatgtatagtgtgtgtatgtatagtgtgtgtatgtatagcgtgtatatacagtgtgtgtatgtacatatagtgtgtgtagtgtgtatatatagtgtgtgtatatatagtgtgtgtatagtgtgtgtatgtatagtctgtttgtatgtatagtgtgtgtatatagtgtgtgtgtgtgtatagtgtgtgtgtgtatagtgtgtgtatatagtgtgtgtagtgtgtatatatagtgtgtgtgtgtatagtgtgtgtatagtgtgtgtatgtatagtgtgtgtatgtatagtgtgtgtatagtgtgtgtatgtatatatagtgtgtgtatgtatagtgtgtgtatgtatagtgtgtatatatagtgtgtgtatgtatagtgtgtgtagtgtgtatatatagtgtgtgtatagtgtgtgtatgtatagtctgtttgtatgtatagtgtgtgtatatagtgtgtgtgtgtgtgtgtatagtgtgtgtgtgtgtgtgtgtgtatgtatatatagtgtgtgtatagtgtgtgttatatagtgtgtgtatagtgtgtgtatgtatagtgtgtgtatgtatatatatagtgtgtgtatagtgtgtatgtatagtgtgtatatatagtgtgtgtatgtatagtgcgtgtgtgtagtgtgtatatatagtgtgtgtatatatagtgtgtgtatagtgtgtgtatgtatagtctgtttgtatgtatagtgtgtgtatatagtgtgtgtgtgtatagtgtgtgtatatagtgtgtgtaggtatagtgtgtgtatagtggtgtatatagtgtatatagtgtgtgtatacgtatagtgtgtgtatatagtgtgtttgtatgtatagtgtgtgtatatagtgtgtgtatgtataatgtgtgtgtatatagtgtgtgtatagtgtgtgtgtatgtatagtgtgtgtatatagtgtgtgtgtatatagtgtgtgtgtatatagtgtgtgtatatagtgtgtgtgtatgtatagtgtgtgtgtatagtgtgtgtatatagtgtgtgtactCACTGTGTCTCTcgatctctctctgtctgattGTCGCCTCCTCCTCttttctcctcttcctctcatcttcatcctcctcctcatcctcttccTCAGATGAAGAGTTCCAGTCTGCCAGGCTGCTGAGCTGCCGAGACCAGTACTGCTGCTGCAGCCAGTTCAACACGAACTCACagcctgcaacacacacacacacacacctgagtaaCGTACCTGCTGAAGGGATTTAACACACatctattctgtgtgtgtgtgtgtctgaccttTGCGGCACCATTTGAGCGTGGGAAGTCTGCGGTGTGTGATGTCATGTCTCAGATTCACGATCCATTCTGGAATGTtcatctgagagagagagagaatcaatCAGAGAGTCAGAATCAGAGTGTAAAGCTCTATGAATTTTATTCAAGTTATTATTCAAGCCTAATCTCTATGAATAACAGAAAGGTTTAGCCGGGTGATAAAGTGATATATCGGTATTTACTGACGGTGCAACATCATCGGGAGTGGAGGAAGCAGAGAAGAGCCATTACTGACATCTTACACATGTTGATCCACCTCAAAGTCTGCTGATTGTTCAGCGTTTACACTTTTACCACTGCACACACTTtgtaccattttatttattaagtataaAAGGCTCCTTAacactaatttttattttattataagacatacaagaaaaagaaatatatttttactgttttatacttttgattattaaaactatttgcttagtacaataaaataaagtggttAAATTCAAacaagaaaatgtttttctactggtcttcatttataaatggattgttataaacaaaatattatactgtgatcatttttcttttgctgtATCGCCCAGCCTTAAGGCTTCGTCTGTACAttgggtcagaactcactctttcaatgtTACCTTTATGTTCATACAAAACCAGTCTCAGTAAAAATTCTTCTATAAACAGATAACTGCCtcaagtttaatctgcaccatcagtgaaatctaaatgtggagtaaaagtgatgttatgaacagttatgtgtgggatttaataatctactttaaaataatctcctaatgcgctactgtctcaatgtaaacaaacacctgcaccaatagatattaattagaaaagataaagtgaatattttgactgggattagttcatatttatataagtgaattttaacatgctggagtggttttaagacaaaacttcatctttatccttttatctactttactcatctgtgattcactttccgattaccgaacagggagtgtatttgtctgagcaccaaagaaggacaacttagtgtaaacaaggcgtaagatactcaaccttacagaatgggatttctttgtattaataagttagacagagagttctgctgtacagagagacacacagacatgtacgtgggcttcaacctctaataataataataataatatcactgataacattaaagatcagcagataattatttttaaatctatttttagatttaacattttaactgtttctcTGAGGCCCACTAACACCAATAGAGATCTGATCACAGTCTGATTAAAACCCAATCAGAACCGGAATTGTATTGTGATCTGATTTCCTGTTAGTCAGACTTATGTCCTACCGTGTGTATGTCATGTGaagtgtgtttgcgtgtgtgtgtgggtgataCACTCACGGTGCTGGCGAGGAGGCGCAGGGGTTTAGCAACACGGCCCTGCTTTCTCTCCAGAATGAGGTTAACAAacctgaatacacacacacatacagatataTGGTATTACAGAATGATATCGAGTCACTCAAATTAAaccgcacagacacacacacacctggtcagCGCCATGCCGTACAGCAGCACCAGGTCGTCTCGCTCCAGTTTGCCGCTCCGGTCCAGGATCTGACAGCGCACCAGATTGGCCGTGGTCTCCACGGCGACCGGAGTGCTCGGCCCgaacctgcacacacaaacaacaaaaaaacactgtataCATCATTTGAGAGATGAACACACCCTGGGCGTAGTGACGTAATTCAACAGTAGGAGTGACGTCATCTGAACAAAACCTTTGTGATGTCATAAGAGCACGCCCCCCCTTATTCAGTGCACTACAGGAAAGATGAGTAGcttttatacagtgtgtgtgtgtgtgtgtgagggaccCCTCCCCACCTCCCCTTCCACGCGGTGATTCTTTGCAGCGCGTGTGTCTGTAAGGCGGTCTCGCGCGAGCTCAGGTACTCCACCACCTGCTCCCATTCCGCTCTGTTCAGCCACGCGACCACATGGCGGCGCCTCTGCGCGCGCTTCCTCTTCATCTCCACACCGTTAAACACCCGCTGAAACCGAGCCGCTCTGATTAACGGAACCgatcaacaaaaacaacacacaccgaCCTGAACCAAACAATACACCGGATACGGACGCCGATACTGACTTCCGGTCTTCACTCGTGTGTCGTTTGTGCGAATCGGTTCTTTGATTTGAAGCTTTTCGGTGAACCGTAAGGTGTCGATTCGAGGATACACATTTATAAGtcattaaaatgacattttaaaatgacattttatatatattcattagGATTAATTactcttcattttatttaatcccATTTCGGTtcaggttaaaaaaatacattgcgTGTTTTGACAGGATTGGGAGCGACGTTGCAATGAGTCGATTCTTACTTTAAAAGTGAACCGAACGATTCGACTCACAGAAAGACTCGGTACTTGTTTAAACGGTTCCCCTGGAAACCATGGCAGCGAATTATAGTTCCGATTTTCAAAATTGTTTTATTCGTACATTGTTTAAGAATGAGTcgattattatttaatacaagattttttatttaaataaataactactgtattgtgttgtataaggtagttttaaaaagttttaagctCTGTACATCCTCCCTCTGACACcctaaaacctggcagtagaacTCACCTTCTGGCTCCTGGGGATGAATTCTCAATGCACAATGCTGCAGATGTTGAAAGACGATAAGCATGCACTTGGTCACCTAACCCTTTAAGATCTTCCACTGCGAAGGGTCGTAACCGTACGCCCAGTAATTATCCTTAATAATTATCCTTgattgccctgtgatggattggccccctgtctCCTGTGATGGCTCCAGGTCCCAagtcatcctgtatacaggataaagcaatataggCGACGAGTGTTTACACCGACAACAGTAGcgatgttgtggattgttctacGACGATCATCATTTAAATTCAGTtggtatttgtcacatataaagTCATACACACTATgatataaagtgaaataaaattaaaaataaagttttcaaataaagaatataaggTATGAAATACCTTATACCTTATAATACCTAATGagaaaaattttacaaatatagaaaaacgtTTAGCCGTAtgacatgtaaaaaaataacatttggcAAAAAT contains the following coding sequences:
- the las1l gene encoding ribosomal biogenesis protein LAS1L — translated: MKRKRAQRRRHVVAWLNRAEWEQVVEYLSSRETALQTHALQRITAWKGRFGPSTPVAVETTANLVRCQILDRSGKLERDDLVLLYGMALTRFVNLILERKQGRVAKPLRLLASTMNIPEWIVNLRHDITHRRLPTLKWCRKGCEFVLNWLQQQYWSRQLSSLADWNSSSEEEDEEEDEDERKRRKEEEATIRQREIERHKRARELLISYEREQFQVFEEMMKQGSGRGAWPNASPDLSWILAQIQQLNSEARDALIGTLVQDGFLIPTAEQLESLNIDPSEELLDPSSPCVPVGFLHFWLPLLKVLNSSSFIHQLLEKLFAELANEPTNHRAYYSSAWISEILQCNCRSESKLARRMRMMNQRWFMSRVSLRWTDLLSACVSAPCAATPYLLQQILTDMDKPLPLDTQQNLLRLCSIYTQGHHDNCAPGNPDHSHPIYTLESLQERVGGAAQKNTPTERAGKAAESAKAPPTQEVQEQLSAETVQERNAALRGSAWSVCTDKVPWKQYPLGKVPGQTDDPSCLMVETYCTLTVFDQQVKGHGHHGNQSVPLQSRTGSDGLLWTHNDITKLKAGLKLF